In Rutidosis leptorrhynchoides isolate AG116_Rl617_1_P2 chromosome 2, CSIRO_AGI_Rlap_v1, whole genome shotgun sequence, one genomic interval encodes:
- the LOC139894264 gene encoding putative ABC transporter B family member 8, giving the protein MTSPTKSWVEKNKSSSILIIFRYADWFDKVLIVLGTIGAIGDGMSTNVLLVYVSRLFNSLGYGKGVQTNPDNFMNEIDKCSLAFVYIGLGVMMMAFMEGYCWSKIGEKQVLKIRYKYLEAILRQEVGFFDSQEATTSEIINSISKDTSILQEVLSEKVPKFLMHTSVFFSGLGFCTYFSWRLSLVAFPTLILLIIPGLIYGKYLLYLSKKSFHEYSKANSIVEQALASIKTVYSFTAEKTVVNKYSTILDRTTEMGVKQGIAKGLAVGSTGLSFAIWALIAWYGSHLVMHNGESGGRVYAGGLAFILGGLSLGMALPELNHFTEASIAASRIFHRIDRIPEIDGHDTKGLIPDTIHGNIEFENVEFTYPSRANCIILKDFNLKIEAGCTIALVGASGSGKSTAIALLQRFYDANSGTIRVDGLDIKKLQLKWLRSQMGLVSQEHALFGTSIKENIMFGKVDATMEEVIAASTAANAHNFITQLPDGYETKVGERGALLSGGQKQRIAIARAIIKNPVILLLDEATSALDSESEKLVQTALDQASMGRTTMVVAHKLATIRNADVIAVMSDGTIIEQGSHSDLLINSDTGHYARLAKLQRQFSSFKEHETNTPVRKSSGSRISNAKSSPSMFDSPTPFNDPQSIFISSLNHHPPPSFSRLLSLNSPEWKQGLIGSLAAAAFGAVQPVYALTVGGMISAFFVTNHQEMNSRIRTYSIIFCLLSIISVLVNLVQHYNFAYMGEQLTKRIRLKMLEKILSFETAWFDDEHNASGALCSRLSNEASMVKSLVADRMSLLIQTGSGVLIAMVMGLVVAWKLALVMIAVQPLTILCFYARKVVLSTMSANFIKYQNESTQIAVEAVYNHRIVTSFNSLEIVLQIFDKAQDVPRREASKKTWLAGIGIGSAQGLTFICWALDFWYGGKLVNAGEISAGDVFKTFFILISTGKVIADAGSMTSDIAKGSTAVASVFSILDRQSLISSNTNDGSEGGSIVQMEKVSGGIELKKVDFAYPGRPDTPILRDFCLQVKAGTSIGLVGKSGCGKSTVIALIQRFYDADRGSIKVDRVDIRMLNIEWYRKHMALVSQEPVLYSGTIRDNIIFGKPDANENDLIEAAKAANAHTFISSLKDGYDTECGERGVQLAGGQKQRIAIARAIIRDPIILLLDEATSALDVQSEQVVQEALDRIMVGRTTVVVAHRLNTIRNLDSIAFLSQGKVVEQGTYNQLKNNKGAFFQLANIQKP; this is encoded by the exons ATGACTTCTCCTACCAAGTCTTGGGTAGAGAAGAACAAGTCATCGTCAATACTGATTATATTTCGATATGCTGATTGGTTTGATAAAGTGCTTATAGTATTGGGGACAATTGGAGCCATCGGAGATGGAATGTCTACAAATGTTTTGTTAGTTTATGTTAGTCGTCTATTTAACAGTTTGGGTTACGGAAAAGGTGTTCAAACCAACCCAGATAACTTCATGAATGAGATCGATAAG TGCAGCTTGGCATTTGTGTACATTGGATTAGGGGTGATGATGATGGCATTTATGG AAGGGTATTGCTGGAGTAAAATTGGTGAAAAACAGGTATTAAAGATACGATACAAGTATTTGGAGGCTATTTTAAGACAAGAAGTTGGTTTTTTTGATTCACAAGAAGCCACAACTTCAGAAATTATCAATAGCATTTCCAAAGACACCTCTATCCTGCAAGAAGTTCTGAGTGAAAAG gtGCCGAAGTTCTTGATGCACACATCGGTGTTCTTCTCAGGACTGGGATTTTGTACGTACTTCTCATGGAGATTGTCTTTGGTAGCTTTCCCGACATTAATTTTGTTGATCATTCCGGGACTTATTTATGGAAAATACCTTCTTTACTTGTCCAAGAAATCGTTCCATGAATATAGTAAGGCAAATAGTATAGTGGAACAAGCTCTTGCTTCCATTAAAACCGTCTACTCGTTTACTGCTGAGAAGACAGTTGTGAATAAGTACTCGACTATCTTGGATCGAACAACAGAAATGGGTGTGAAGCAAGGTATAGCAAAAGGTCTAGCTGTTGGGAGCACTGGACTTTCTTTTGCGATATGGGCATTAATCGCTTGGTATGGGAGCCATTTGGTGATGCATAATGGAGAAAGTGGAGGACGGGTCTACGCAGGAGGCCTGGCTTTCATCTTGGGTGGATT ATCTCTTGGGATGGCATTACCAGAACTGAATCACTTCACAGAAGCATCAATTGCCGCGTCAAGAATATTCCATAGGATTGACCGAATCCCAGAAATTGATGGACACGATACCAAAGGACTGATACCCGACACCATCCACGGAAACATTGAATTTGAGAACGTTGAATTCACATACCCTTCTAGGGCAAACTGCATTATTCTTAAAGATTTTAACCTCAAGATTGAAGCAGGATGTACCATTGCTCTTGTGGGGGCAAGCGGAAGTGGCAAGTCCACAGCGATCGCGTTACTTCAAAGGTTTTATGACGCAAATAGTGGGACTATTCGGGTTGATGGGTTGGATATCAAAAAACTACAATTGAAATGGTTGAGGTCGCAAATGGGACTCGTTAGTCAAGAGCACGCACTCTTTGGAACATCGATCAAAGAAAATATTATGTTTGGAAAGGTTGATGCAACCATGGAGGAAGTAATCGCAGCTTCCACTGCTGCCAATGCTCATAATTTTATCACGCAACTTCCAGACGGATACGAAACAAAG GTTGGCGAAAGAGGAGCGCTTCTATCAGGAGGACAAAAACAACGAATTGCCATCGCTAGAGCAATAATCAAGAACCCTGTTATTCTTCTTCTTGATGAAGCTACAAGTGCACTCGACTCTGAATCAGAAAAACTTGTTCAAACCGCACTCGATCAAGCATCCATGGGAAGAACCACAATG GTGGTTGCACACAAGCTTGCCACAATACGAAATGCAGATGTGATTGCAGTCATGAGTGATGGTACCATTATCGAACAAGGTTCACACAGTGATCTTCTCATAAATAGTGACACCGGTCACTATGCTCGACTAGCAAAGCTTCAACGGCAATTCAGTTCGTTTAAAGAGCACGAAACTAACACGCCTGTAAGAAAAAGCAGTGGTTCGAGAATAAGCAATGCCAAATCAAGCCCATCAATGTTCGATTCACCAACTCCCTTCAATGACCCACAATCTATTTTTATTTCATCATTGAACCATCACCCTCCACCTTCATTTTCTCGACTCCTTTCGTTAAACTCGCCTGAATGGAAACAAGGGTTGATCGGCAGCCTTGCTGCTGCCGCTTTTGGAGCTGTACAGCCGGTTTATGCGTTGACTGTTGGTGGAATGATTTCAGCTTTTTTTGTAACAAATCACCAAGAGATGAATTCACGAATAAGAACTTATTCGATAATCTTCTGCTTGCTTTCAATCATTTCGGTTCTTGTGAATCTTGTACAGCATTACAACTTTGCATACATGGGCGAACAGTTAACAAAGAGGATACGATTAAAGATGCTCGAGAAAATATTAAGTTTTGAAACGGCTTGGTTTGATGACGAACATAATGCTAGCGGTGCATTATGTTCTAGGCTAAGTAACGAGGCCTCGATGGTTAAGTCACTTGTAGCTGACAGAATGTCTTTGTTAATCCAAACAGGCTCAGGTGTGTTGATCGCTATGGTTATGGGTCTAGTCGTGGCTTGGAAACTCGCACTTGTGATGATAGCAGTTCAACCCCTCACGATTCTTTGTTTTTATGCAAGAAAAGTAGTGTTGTCTACAATGTCAGCTAACTTCATAAAGTATCAGAATGAAAGCACTCAGATTGCGGTTGAAGCAGTTTATAATCATAGAATAGTGACGTCGTTTAATAGTTTAGAGATTGTTCTTCAGATTTTCGATAAGGCTCAAGATGTCCCCAGACGGGAAGCAAGTAAAAAGACATGGTTAGCTGGAATAGGAATTGGTTCGGCTCAGGGGCTAACTTTCATTTGTTGGGCATTGGATTTTTGGTACGGTGGGAAACTAGTGAATGCCGGGGAGATATCAGCCGGTGACGTTTTCAAGACTTTCTTTATATTGATAAGTACCGGAAAGGTTATAGCTGATGCCGGAAGTATGACCTCTGATATAGCCAAAGGATCTACGGCAGTCGCTTCAGTGTTCTCCATTCTTGATCGCCAATCACTAATCTCGAGTAACACCAAT GACGGAAGTGAAGGTGGAAGCATAGTGCAGATGGAAAAAGTAAGTGGTGGGATAGAGTTAAAGAAAGTAGATTTCGCGTATCCAGGAAGGCCAGACACACCCATCTTACGAGACTTTTGTTTGCAAGTCAAGGCTGGAACCAGCATTGGATTAGTTGGTAAAAGTGGGTGTGGCAAGTCCACCGTCATCGCACTCATACAAAGATTCTATGATGCCGATAGAGGTTCAATAAAGGTTGATCGAGTAGACATACGAATGCTCAACATAGAATGGTACAGAAAACATATGGCGCTCGTTAGCCAAGAACCTGTACTTTATTCCGGCACCATTCGGGACAATATCATTTTTGGAAAGCCAGACGCTAATGAAAACGACCTCATAGAGGCTGCTAAAGCTGCAAATGCTCATACATTCATCTC GTCACTTAAAGATGGATACGACACGGAATGTGGTGAACGAGGCGTACAACTAGCGGGAGGGCAAAAACAACGAATTGCGATTGCTAGAGCCATCATTCGCGACCCGATAATATTACTATTGGACGAGGCTACAAGCGCGCTAGATGTCCAGTCAGAACAAGTTGTTCAAGAGGCGTTGGATCGGATAATGGTGGGAAGGACAACAGTTGTAGTGGCACATAGATTGAACACCATTCGTAACCTTGACTCGATTGCATTTCTATCACAAGGAAAAGTCGTGGAGCAAGGAACTTATAATCAACTCAAGAACAACAAAGGGGCATTCTTCCAACTAGCTAATATTCAAAAACCTTAA
- the LOC139894263 gene encoding uncharacterized protein: MDVSGVYTTKSMANLIDCIKLETHSSYPKTTRNKGLPQKVDISVWRALLRRLPTRSELDKHEIDLDTILCPLCNTNVESVEHILINCQEAAKIWELLAKWWNANIA, from the coding sequence ATGGATGTTAGCGGAGTTTACACTACCAAATCGATGGCCAACCTGATAGATTGTATCAAGCTCGAGACTCATTCTTCTTACCCAAAAACTACTCGTAATAAAGGCTTACCTCAAAAGGTTGATATATCCGTTTGGAGGGCATTATTAAGACGTTTACCTACGAGATCGGAATTAGACAAACACGAGATCGACCTGGATACAATCTTATGCCCTCTATGCAATACTAATGTAGAATCGGTGGAGCATATATTGATAAATTGTCAAGAGGCCGCAAAGATATGGGAATTACTCGCAAAATGGTGGAACGCTAATATAGCATAA